The Candidatus Liberibacter solanacearum CLso-ZC1 genomic interval ACTTGAGCAGATGTCGGCAATTCTTGATTAAGAACATCAGATCCAGAAGCTATAATAATACCATTTTCGACAATGATAGCTCCAATTTCATCAATGTCTCGACTAGGATCAATAATGCGTATATTATTTAAAACAAATGATGTCATGATTCTTTCTGTGCAATTTTATTTTGATGGACAATAAGCTCTTTAATAATGGCCATACGAACAGCTACGCCCATTTTGACTTGGTGTTGAATGATGCTTTGCGGTCCGTCTGCTACCTCAGAAGAAATTTCGCAATTACGATTTATGGGGCCAGGATGCATTACAATCGCATCTTTCTTAGCATATTTTATTTTTGTTTCATCAAGAGAATACATATGGGTATATTCTCTCATTGAGGGGACGAGAGATTTAGGCATTCTCTCTAATTGCATGCGTAATATCATAATTACATCAACGTCTTTTAAGCCTTTTTCCATATCGTGGAAAACTTCAACTCCCATGTTGGATATGTTCGTCGGAAGCAATGTTGTCGGTGCGATGACGCGTATACGCGCTCCCATGGTATTGAGAAGAATAATATTAGAACGTGCAACGCGTGAATGTAAAATATCGCCACAAATGGCTATACACAAATTAGAAATTTTACCTTTAAAATGGCGAATGGCAAAAGAATCAAGCAGTGCTTGTGATGGATGTTCATGTGTACCATCTCCAGCGTTAATAATGCTGGTACCTTTAATTTTATGAATCAATGAATTTATTCCACCAGAAAAAGGGTGACGAATAACAATGATATTGGGTTGTGTAGCATTTAATGTTGTGATGGTGTCTATTAAATTTTCTCCCTTTTTTATGGAAGAATTATTTATATTAATGTTTATTACATTTATACCAAGTAATTTCCCTGCGATTTCAAAAGAAGCTTGTGTACGAGTTGATGTTTCTAAAAATAGATTGATTTGTGTCAATCCATACAACCTTTCAGTTGATTTATTGTGCTGACAATTGTTTTGGAAATATTCGTTTGCACGGTCTAGTAAATAGTTTGTATCTTGTATTGAAAGGTTTTTAACAGTAATAAAATTGTCAAAAGGAAAAGAAAACATAACATGCTCTCCAAAAAAACCGTTATTCTGTCTTAACATAGAGAGGAATAATTGTTAATAACAGAGAGAAGGAATCACGATAAAAATCCCGTTAAAGTATCTTTAGGAAAATAGTTGATATTTGTAAAGAATTTTACGTTGGCAAGGGAAAAAACCGAGAAGTGACATTAGAATTATCTTCTCATGTAATTTAGAGAATTTTTATAAAGATTAGTCATGAATCAAACACACCAACAATTAGATTCCCTTTCAGAATTGAATCAACCATCTCTTTTTATTGGAATGAATGCGTATAAAAGCGATTCCTTTGTTGTTGATCTTACTGCAAATTTCCCCCGTTCTATTCGTAAAGAACTTGAATTACTAGGAGAATATGTTTTTTCCTATAGCGCACAAGAATTGGCGCGTATGGCTAACCATAATATTCCTCAACTTCATGCATATGGAGCTGGTGGAGAACGTTGCGATAGAATTGAATTTCATCCGGCTTGGCATGCTTTGTTACGTCGTTCGATGAAAGATGGTTTGCATTGTGCTGTTTGGAACAGAAATTATGAGCCAGAAGTTCGCAAGCAGATTCATAAAATTAGAGCAGCACGTTTGTATTTGATGGCTCAATTAGAAGCTGGGCACCTCACTTCTCTTAGTATGACCAGCGCATCAATGGTTGCATTAATGACCACCCCAAGAGTACATAAAGATTGGGCATACAAAATATTATCACAGGAATACGATCCTACTAGTAAAGCCCCTATGCAGAAAACTTCCGTAACCATTGGGCTTGGATTGACCGAAAAACAAGGGGGAACTGATATCGGTGCAATTACCTCTTTAGGTCAAAAAATTAGTGATGGTATCTACTGTTTATCAGGCCACAAATGGTTTTTATCTGCTCCAATGAGCGATGCTTTTATTATGCTTGCTCGGGTAGAAGGAATCGTTGGTTGTTTTCTAGTGCCAAGATTATTAGAAGATGGCTCTTCTAATGGTCTTTGTTATCAAAGATTAAAGAATAAGATCGGAAATAGATCCAATGCTACTGTTGAAGTAGAGTTTTCTAATGCTTTTGGATTTTTACTTGGTGATCTTAATGCGGGTACAAGTCCTGTAGAAGATATGAAAATATTGATGTATTTGGATTGTGCTATCATTTCGACATCGGGAATGCGAGCTTCTCTTGCTGAAGCTATTCATTATGCGCGTAGACGGTATGTTTCTGGAAATATTTTAATAGATCAGTCAATAATGAATCGTGTCATAGCAGATGTTGCTTTGGATGTTGCTGCCGCTACAGCTCTTTCTTTTCGGTTAGCCAATGCTTTTGATGAAGCTAAATTGCGCTCTGAAGATGCTGCTTATGCGCGTGTCATGGCACCTGTTACTAAATATTGGTGTTGTAAAATTGCGCCAGCAGTTATTGCTGAGGCGATGGAATGTATTGGTGGATCGGGTTATGTAGAAGAGCGTTCCATTGCTCGTCATTATAGAGAATCTCCTGCTAATTCTATTTTATTGGGTTCTGGTAATGCGATGGTATTAGATTTGCTCAATCTTTTGGAAAAAGGATCTAATTTATTTGAACAGGTATTTTCTAATTTAGAAAAAGATCTTGGATCATCCGGTAAAAAAGTCATTGATCTTCTTCAAGATTCGGTTTCCTTATGTAAAGAAGATAGAGGGTTGGCACGTCTTTTAATTGAACGAATGGCAATAGCCGCCTCTGCAGCTGCACTTTGTCGCGAAGGGGCGGATAATATAGCTGATGTGTTTTTGGAAAGTAGATTTTTTGGTAACGGGCATTCAACATATGGATTATTGCACAGTCGCGTTAATTCTACCCATATTATAGATTCCTTGTATTTAGATCAGTGATAAGTGCATGATCTAGGTTGTCTATTATAAGAAACTATTTATCGGATAGTTTTATGGATATATCTCCAGGGATATTTCTGAATTGATATGATCCGTTTTAAAAAACATAACATTTTTCAACTTAAAAAACATAACATTTTTCAACTAATGATTCTTATTGCATTTTAGGTGATGCAAGTTGTTCTTCTCACATTTGATATCATAGTAGTAAATAAAAATCAGTTGTGTTCAGGGTGAGACAAGCTTTCATTACTACCTTGAAATGAAATATGCGCAACGGGACATAAAATATGTGTTGGCATGATGCCAGACCGTTACCGCCGGAAGCCCGGTATGTTTTATTTTTTTGGTGTCATTTCGATTTTTAAGGATAAATAAATCATGACTAGTATTCTAACTAATCTTCCTGCAATGTCTGCCTCACAAAAGTTGCGGGCTATCAATTATAATCTTGAAGTTGTACAAGATCGTGTTTCTTCAGGTTTGCGTGTTGCTGATTCTTCTGATAATGCGGCTTATTGGTCGATTGCAAAAATGATGAAATCAGATAATGCAGCTCTTTCGGCAGTTTCTGATGCGATAGGGCTTGGATCTTCAAAGGTAGATATTGCGAAAGCCGGGATGGATGAATCTATTAAAGTACTATCCAGCATAAAAGAAAAACTAGTTGCAGCTACTGAGCATGGTACAGACGCACATTCTGTTCAGGCAGAAATATCTCAGTTACAACAACAATTAGGCGATATTGCGCAAGGATCTTCATTTAACGGTGAAAATTGGTTAAGAGCATCACTTGTTACTCCTTCTAGCTCTATTTCTAAAAGTGTTGTCAGTTCTTTTATTCGGGATGAAAGTGGTCAAGTTCAGGTAACAACTATAGATTACAATCTTGATTCCAATACTCTATTGTTTGATACTTCAGGACAAGGGGGTCGTTATGGATTGCTTGATAAAAAGCATCAGATAAGTGTTCAACCACAAAAAATGTCAGAGATAGAAATATCTTATCTTGATTCGAATGCTAAATTGCAAACAATAAAAAAAGATCTTGCGACTGCAAGTGGGGCTTGGTTGAAGGCTGCGGGAGCTACATTTAACCAAGAA includes:
- a CDS encoding aspartate carbamoyltransferase catalytic subunit — encoded protein: MFSFPFDNFITVKNLSIQDTNYLLDRANEYFQNNCQHNKSTERLYGLTQINLFLETSTRTQASFEIAGKLLGINVINININNSSIKKGENLIDTITTLNATQPNIIVIRHPFSGGINSLIHKIKGTSIINAGDGTHEHPSQALLDSFAIRHFKGKISNLCIAICGDILHSRVARSNIILLNTMGARIRVIAPTTLLPTNISNMGVEVFHDMEKGLKDVDVIMILRMQLERMPKSLVPSMREYTHMYSLDETKIKYAKKDAIVMHPGPINRNCEISSEVADGPQSIIQHQVKMGVAVRMAIIKELIVHQNKIAQKES
- a CDS encoding acyl-CoA dehydrogenase family protein — protein: MNQTHQQLDSLSELNQPSLFIGMNAYKSDSFVVDLTANFPRSIRKELELLGEYVFSYSAQELARMANHNIPQLHAYGAGGERCDRIEFHPAWHALLRRSMKDGLHCAVWNRNYEPEVRKQIHKIRAARLYLMAQLEAGHLTSLSMTSASMVALMTTPRVHKDWAYKILSQEYDPTSKAPMQKTSVTIGLGLTEKQGGTDIGAITSLGQKISDGIYCLSGHKWFLSAPMSDAFIMLARVEGIVGCFLVPRLLEDGSSNGLCYQRLKNKIGNRSNATVEVEFSNAFGFLLGDLNAGTSPVEDMKILMYLDCAIISTSGMRASLAEAIHYARRRYVSGNILIDQSIMNRVIADVALDVAAATALSFRLANAFDEAKLRSEDAAYARVMAPVTKYWCCKIAPAVIAEAMECIGGSGYVEERSIARHYRESPANSILLGSGNAMVLDLLNLLEKGSNLFEQVFSNLEKDLGSSGKKVIDLLQDSVSLCKEDRGLARLLIERMAIAASAAALCREGADNIADVFLESRFFGNGHSTYGLLHSRVNSTHIIDSLYLDQ
- a CDS encoding flagellin N-terminal helical domain-containing protein, which gives rise to MTSILTNLPAMSASQKLRAINYNLEVVQDRVSSGLRVADSSDNAAYWSIAKMMKSDNAALSAVSDAIGLGSSKVDIAKAGMDESIKVLSSIKEKLVAATEHGTDAHSVQAEISQLQQQLGDIAQGSSFNGENWLRASLVTPSSSISKSVVSSFIRDESGQVQVTTIDYNLDSNTLLFDTSGQGGRYGLLDKKHQISVQPQKMSEIEISYLDSNAKLQTIKKDLATASGAWLKAAGATFNQEKGVAILPKNPVVSPSSSPSFPSSSPSSPSSQDKIIYIRVGNQDQWVKGTDSGDYSSTLSSDSKSSSPKKAVAVTQYDDKSYYIDASAVTLDNRKVEQTMDLDYSIVTLDITKHSNDSMYNEATTMKEMLSFIDQKLKLVTSAAGKIGSISSRIHLQEDFVKFMRDAVEKGIGRLVDADMADESSKLSALQTQQQLAIQALSIVNNSTAKILSLFRG